The region CAACTCAACCCCTTCCTGTCCGACGATGAAGCCCAGGAGATAAAAAAACAACTTGAACAGGTCCGTCCCGATATTGAAGGCAACTTTACCATCTGGCAGTTTTTGAAAGGGCTTAAAAGTATCTACATTCAAACAGAAAAACGAAACCGCGATATCTGTCTGATTGATACCAATAATATTGATAATAATGATTTTCATGTCACCGAAGAGTTTGAATTCACTAATGGTATTAAAACTATTCGTCAGGATATAGTGTTTTTTATCAATGGTATCCCTGTGGTTTTCATAGAAGCTAAAGCTCCCCACGAACTTCAAGGGATGGATATTGCTTTAGAACAGGTAAAACGCTACCAATCCCAATGTCCCGAGCTTTTAGCCATACAACAGGTTTTTGTTATCACGAATCTTATTC is a window of Candidatus Aenigmatarchaeota archaeon DNA encoding:
- a CDS encoding type I restriction endonuclease, whose product is MKFSEKDTVQKPIINYVCQQEVKYGSTQYAGWNYIKPEEIANYRNGITQSILEKIFLPKIKQLNPFLSDDEAQEIKKQLEQVRPDIEGNFTIWQFLKGLKSIYIQTEKRNRDICLIDTNNIDNNDFHVTEEFEFTNGIKTIRQDIVFFINGIPVVFIEAKAPHELQGMDIALEQVKRYQSQCPELLAIQQVFVITNLIQFLYGATWNVSQKNLYNWKEETKGDFEVLVKSFFDKRRIVKLITDYVLFTRKDDQLQKVILRPHQMRAVEK